In the Gordonia westfalica genome, one interval contains:
- a CDS encoding DUF7304 family protein gives MSFSHYADPVPVVADENRKVHVSLGEVSGLDLAYLSVESPSGRGEVVLTLAELRDVYRAMQEADPDWREPSGGYYLYRVAITSYPEGALTFYTDDTGEEFGYPNPDWEPEGWDPDPGYIAQFGSRRFHWPSTKREYKSLSSAKSRAKLIESYGATAVVERSSRIVWPGPDDSHLDRIGGAA, from the coding sequence ATGTCCTTCTCGCACTACGCAGATCCAGTCCCTGTAGTAGCAGATGAAAACAGGAAGGTCCACGTATCGCTCGGTGAGGTGAGCGGCCTCGACCTGGCGTACCTGTCGGTTGAGTCCCCGTCCGGCCGGGGTGAAGTGGTTCTCACGCTCGCCGAGCTACGCGACGTGTACAGAGCAATGCAGGAGGCCGATCCGGACTGGCGTGAGCCCAGCGGCGGCTACTACCTCTACCGAGTTGCGATCACGAGCTATCCCGAAGGGGCACTGACCTTCTACACCGACGACACCGGTGAGGAGTTCGGGTACCCCAACCCTGACTGGGAACCCGAGGGGTGGGACCCCGATCCGGGGTATATCGCGCAGTTCGGGAGTCGACGCTTCCACTGGCCGTCCACTAAGCGCGAGTACAAGTCGTTGTCCTCCGCGAAGTCTAGGGCCAAGCTCATCGAATCGTATGGTGCGACAGCGGTTGTGGAGCGGTCGTCGCGGATTGTGTGGCCTGGGCCGGACGATTCCCACCTGGACCGTATCGGCGGTGCGGCATGA
- a CDS encoding DUF7304 family protein, whose product MSFSHYADPVPVVADENRKVHVSLGEVSGLDLAYLSVESPSGRGEVVLTLAELRDVYRAMQEADPDWREPSGGYYLYRVAITSYPEGALTFYTDDTGEEFGYPNPDWEPEGWDPIRGISRSSGVDASTGRPLSASTSRCPPRSLGPSSSNRMVRQRLWSGRRGLCGLGRTIPTWTVSAVRHEHRSCCGGCA is encoded by the coding sequence ATGTCCTTCTCGCACTACGCAGATCCAGTCCCTGTAGTAGCAGATGAAAACAGGAAGGTCCACGTATCGCTCGGTGAGGTGAGCGGCCTCGACCTGGCGTACCTGTCGGTTGAGTCCCCGTCCGGCCGGGGTGAAGTGGTTCTCACGCTCGCCGAGCTACGCGACGTGTACAGAGCAATGCAGGAGGCCGATCCGGACTGGCGTGAGCCCAGCGGCGGCTACTACCTCTACCGAGTTGCGATCACGAGCTATCCCGAAGGGGCACTGACCTTCTACACCGACGACACCGGTGAGGAGTTCGGGTACCCCAACCCTGACTGGGAACCCGAGGGGTGGGACCCGATCCGGGGTATATCGCGCAGTTCGGGAGTCGACGCTTCCACTGGCCGTCCACTAAGCGCGAGTACAAGTCGTTGTCCTCCGCGAAGTCTAGGGCCAAGCTCATCGAATCGTATGGTGCGACAGCGGTTGTGGAGCGGTCGTCGCGGATTGTGTGGCCTGGGCCGGACGATTCCCACCTGGACCGTATCGGCGGTGCGGCATGAGCACCGATCCTGCTGTGGAGGCTGCGCGTAA
- a CDS encoding helix-turn-helix domain-containing protein, whose protein sequence is MNDRNLQPLQYTLKEAAQILGVSEKTLRREYVEGRILFRTLREGGGKYFIDHEECVRWRNSLPQPAPGERAAS, encoded by the coding sequence ATGAACGACAGAAACCTTCAGCCCCTTCAGTACACCCTGAAGGAGGCCGCCCAAATCCTGGGAGTCTCCGAGAAGACCCTTCGCCGCGAGTATGTCGAGGGGCGAATCCTGTTCCGAACCTTGCGTGAGGGGGGCGGCAAGTACTTTATCGACCACGAAGAGTGTGTGCGGTGGCGGAACTCGCTGCCGCAGCCGGCTCCGGGTGAGAGGGCGGCGTCGTGA
- a CDS encoding DNA-methyltransferase produces the protein MSIYYQDDLVTLYHGDCREVMADMADRSVDVVITDPPYTERTHGMAKTNRGAGHGIKAVTFAAISDADLRAVLAECGRVSASWVVTSLDYAHAFAFDQGPPVGLRSLRIGVWVKPNPMPQISADRPGQGWEAISFLHRADTKPAWNGGGKAGVWTYPVVQNTGHPTAKPLPMVEDWVRLFTNASETVFDPFAGSGTTLIAAANENRKAVGVELEERYCELIAKRLSNQTMALDFGMRHECRGAPPDRRCRHVGATPPRPPPVLGVGERTHRVRHLARRRPPPGPR, from the coding sequence ATGAGCATCTACTACCAGGACGACCTGGTCACCCTCTACCACGGCGACTGCCGAGAGGTCATGGCAGACATGGCAGATCGGTCGGTCGATGTGGTGATCACGGATCCGCCGTACACCGAACGCACACACGGAATGGCAAAGACGAACAGGGGTGCTGGTCATGGCATAAAGGCCGTCACGTTCGCGGCGATCTCTGACGCTGACCTGCGGGCCGTACTCGCCGAGTGTGGGCGGGTCTCGGCGAGTTGGGTGGTCACGTCGCTTGATTACGCGCACGCTTTCGCCTTCGACCAGGGTCCGCCGGTCGGGTTGCGCTCGCTGCGCATCGGTGTCTGGGTGAAGCCCAACCCGATGCCGCAGATCAGTGCCGACCGTCCCGGGCAAGGCTGGGAAGCGATTTCATTTCTACACCGCGCCGACACCAAACCGGCCTGGAACGGGGGTGGCAAGGCTGGCGTGTGGACGTACCCCGTCGTGCAGAACACCGGTCACCCGACGGCGAAACCGCTGCCAATGGTGGAGGACTGGGTGCGCCTGTTCACGAACGCCTCGGAAACGGTGTTCGACCCGTTCGCCGGTTCGGGCACCACGTTGATTGCTGCGGCGAACGAAAACCGTAAGGCGGTCGGTGTCGAGCTTGAGGAGCGTTACTGCGAGCTGATTGCGAAACGCCTCAGTAATCAGACGATGGCTCTCGACTTCGGGATGCGTCATGAGTGCCGCGGAGCACCGCCAGATCGACGGTGTCGACATGTGGGTGCAACACCTCCCAGACCTCCACCTGTTTTGGGCGTGGGTGAACGGACGCACCGAGTTCGTCACCTGGCCCGACGCCGACCACCCCCAGGCCCCCGTTGA
- a CDS encoding DNA N-6-adenine-methyltransferase translates to MGSHQCATTGDDVWLTPPHVLDALGPFDLDPCAAPAEANWTTARHHYRLPDDGLTLPWEGRVWCNPPYSNVWRWLDRLANHGTGTALIFARTETAGFQAQVWRRATAVLFLEGRLTFHHRDGSKAAANSGAPSCLVAYGTDDAGRLLDSGLPGAFVHGWSITAVDDQPSLFEEAS, encoded by the coding sequence ATGGGATCGCATCAGTGCGCCACCACCGGGGACGACGTGTGGCTGACACCACCGCACGTCCTCGACGCCCTCGGCCCGTTCGACCTCGACCCGTGCGCCGCACCGGCAGAAGCGAACTGGACGACCGCACGCCACCACTACCGACTACCCGACGACGGACTCACACTGCCGTGGGAAGGGCGCGTGTGGTGCAACCCGCCCTACTCCAATGTGTGGCGGTGGCTCGACCGGCTCGCCAACCACGGCACCGGCACCGCACTGATCTTCGCCCGCACCGAGACCGCCGGATTCCAGGCGCAGGTGTGGCGGCGGGCGACCGCAGTGCTGTTCCTCGAAGGGCGGCTCACCTTCCACCACCGCGATGGATCGAAGGCCGCGGCGAACAGCGGCGCACCGTCCTGCCTCGTCGCATACGGGACAGATGACGCGGGCCGACTGCTCGACAGCGGACTCCCTGGCGCGTTCGTCCATGGCTGGTCGATCACGGCAGTTGACGACCAACCATCCCTCTTCGAGGAGGCGTCATGA
- a CDS encoding YegP family protein gives MQERVARHPEWRWRCKSRNGQILAQGEGYRRRSGALNAIDTQYAAR, from the coding sequence ATGCAAGAGCGTGTCGCCAGACATCCCGAGTGGCGTTGGCGGTGTAAGTCCCGCAACGGTCAGATCCTCGCTCAGGGGGAAGGCTATCGGCGTAGGTCGGGGGCTCTCAACGCCATCGACACCCAGTACGCGGCGCGTTGA